In a genomic window of Lacrimispora sp. BS-2:
- a CDS encoding PAAR-like protein, protein MENPDTAAEAQKIQMDVEKDCPNTFTDTVMNFFAKKDQKESSDAPLRVVGICTPKIISAKWDNGGNTVEVNGEVPLLAGAKVYCLYGGEIEIIDSGQPEAGDMSQVEISPHSVPLSGSPGSNAESPAMGAVAAGLAAIPGMPKQAVAGIIGASKASSYGKSKTIDVEGTGNIISKQLLMKIGFSSEKLTDEFIIGLDNTLKTFIIGQSSDESVNNERIAKFIAQISVESEFGKKQWKMTTEIKLIFTELIKAKRNLEIL, encoded by the coding sequence ATGGAAAATCCAGATACTGCAGCAGAGGCTCAAAAGATACAAATGGATGTAGAAAAAGATTGCCCAAATACTTTTACAGATACCGTAATGAATTTTTTTGCAAAAAAGGATCAGAAAGAAAGTTCCGATGCTCCATTACGGGTGGTCGGTATATGCACCCCTAAAATCATATCAGCAAAATGGGACAACGGGGGTAATACTGTAGAAGTAAATGGGGAAGTCCCCTTACTTGCAGGCGCAAAGGTTTATTGTTTATATGGCGGAGAAATAGAAATCATTGATTCAGGACAACCGGAAGCAGGGGATATGTCACAGGTAGAAATCAGCCCCCATTCCGTCCCTCTGTCAGGATCTCCGGGAAGTAATGCGGAATCGCCAGCTATGGGGGCGGTCGCAGCTGGATTAGCTGCCATACCTGGTATGCCGAAACAAGCGGTTGCTGGTATAATTGGAGCTTCTAAAGCTTCCAGTTACGGCAAAAGCAAAACTATTGATGTTGAAGGCACGGGGAACATCATATCGAAGCAGTTACTTATGAAGATTGGATTCAGCAGCGAAAAACTTACTGATGAATTTATAATAGGTCTTGATAATACACTAAAAACATTTATAATAGGTCAAAGTTCAGATGAGTCGGTAAATAATGAAAGAATTGCAAAGTTTATAGCTCAAATAAGTGTAGAGTCTGAATTTGGAAAAAAACAATGGAAAATGACTACGGAGATAAAACTTATTTTTACCGAACTTATAAAAGCGAAGAGAAATTTGGAGATATTGTAG
- a CDS encoding ferritin: MLNKEIVAKINKQINFELYSAYIYLDISNYYADSNLNGFSNWFKIQTQEERDHAMLFMDYLLNNGEKVVLEDIKAPDFVYTDFRQPAMTAYEHEVKVTASIHDIYGAAYELKDFRTMQFLDWFVKEQNEEEKNTDEIIKRYDLFGNDAKGLYLLDTELAARVYTPASLVI; this comes from the coding sequence TTGTTAAATAAAGAAATTGTTGCGAAAATAAACAAACAGATTAATTTTGAACTGTATTCGGCATATATCTATCTGGACATATCCAACTATTATGCAGATAGTAATTTAAACGGTTTTTCAAACTGGTTTAAGATTCAGACTCAGGAAGAGCGGGATCATGCCATGCTCTTTATGGATTATTTACTTAACAATGGCGAAAAGGTTGTACTGGAAGATATTAAAGCTCCTGATTTTGTTTACACGGATTTCCGCCAGCCGGCTATGACCGCCTATGAACATGAGGTGAAGGTAACGGCTTCCATTCATGATATTTACGGAGCCGCTTATGAATTAAAAGATTTCCGTACCATGCAGTTTCTCGACTGGTTTGTTAAAGAACAGAATGAAGAGGAAAAAAATACGGATGAGATTATAAAGAGATATGACTTATTTGGAAATGATGCAAAGGGATTGTATTTGCTGGATACGGAGTTAGCGGCAAGGGTCTATACACCGGCGTCTCTTGTAATTTAA
- a CDS encoding transposase, which produces MDKSAVTKVCVDDFAFRKRYTYGTVMVDLETHRIIDIIDSRETKQVEDWLKSYPNLVVISRDGAQTYSSASTNSHPDALQISDRFHLLKNLSDAVQKYMYRLFPSRLVISATSQNAEMQALYDTRNRTERIHFAHKKRQEGYMTDDIALLLHSLSSTIRKYLAIPKDKIPEAKENARERQHIRQMQNKQQAIEEVRTLYAQGNAIDKITYLTGHTTLTVKNYLKKDCPLSNGHYDCRRPGKLAPYEQTVIEMRSNGITYDKIHEHICKNGYTGTVASLRMFMQKERTHLKNVSKNENEPVEYIPRKFFCQLIYRELERVKGLTLKQYEAAIKRYPVLGKIYWLLREFHRIIFSRQSKELDSWITKAKQLEIDEVDTYINGLKYDITAVKNGIDFEYNNGLAEGSVNKIKLIKRIMYGRNSFLLLKAKLLLNEYYYQIN; this is translated from the coding sequence GTGGATAAATCTGCTGTTACAAAAGTTTGTGTGGACGATTTTGCTTTTCGAAAAAGATATACTTATGGCACAGTTATGGTCGATTTAGAAACACACAGAATTATTGATATTATCGACTCAAGAGAAACGAAACAGGTTGAGGATTGGCTAAAATCCTATCCTAACTTAGTGGTTATTTCGCGTGATGGAGCCCAAACATATTCATCTGCTTCAACAAATTCTCATCCAGATGCACTTCAAATCAGTGACAGATTTCATCTGTTGAAAAATCTATCGGATGCAGTACAAAAATATATGTACCGTCTATTTCCTTCCAGATTGGTGATATCTGCCACTTCACAGAATGCAGAAATGCAGGCGCTATATGATACAAGAAACCGTACAGAAAGAATCCATTTTGCACATAAAAAGCGTCAGGAAGGATATATGACGGATGATATTGCTTTGCTTTTGCACTCATTATCCTCTACAATAAGAAAATATCTTGCTATTCCAAAAGATAAAATCCCTGAAGCGAAGGAAAATGCCCGGGAACGTCAGCATATCAGGCAAATGCAAAATAAACAGCAAGCAATTGAAGAAGTCAGAACTTTATATGCACAGGGGAATGCAATTGACAAAATCACATATTTAACTGGTCATACTACCTTAACGGTAAAAAACTATCTGAAAAAAGACTGCCCACTGAGTAATGGACACTACGATTGCAGGAGGCCAGGCAAATTGGCACCTTACGAGCAAACAGTCATTGAAATGCGTTCAAATGGAATAACTTATGACAAAATTCATGAGCATATTTGTAAAAATGGGTACACAGGCACGGTTGCTTCTTTAAGAATGTTTATGCAGAAAGAAAGAACACATTTAAAGAACGTATCAAAAAATGAGAACGAGCCTGTTGAATATATTCCACGCAAGTTCTTTTGTCAGCTTATTTATAGGGAATTAGAACGTGTAAAAGGGTTAACACTTAAACAATATGAAGCTGCAATTAAAAGATATCCTGTCTTAGGAAAAATCTATTGGCTGCTTAGGGAATTTCATCGTATTATATTTTCCCGTCAAAGTAAGGAATTGGATTCATGGATTACAAAAGCAAAACAATTAGAAATTGATGAGGTGGATACATATATTAATGGTTTGAAATATGATATTACAGCAGTAAAAAATGGTATAGATTTTGAATATAATAATGGGTTGGCTGAAGGAAGTGTGAATAAAATCAAGCTGATCAAACGAATTATGTATGGGAGAAACAGCTTTTTGCTATTAAAAGCAAAGCTGCTTCTCAATGAATATTATTATCAAATCAACTAA
- a CDS encoding MarR family transcriptional regulator, whose amino-acid sequence MKNEILAKEHCPYCKRHCSLKDPHCGKGKALAEKKIKKEKRGKEEKKEPVTVPETDDWINIQSEIRLLRLCQTGCRLQPDRKAGKQGGKAVRLYIMAALAEKGGLTQKELKENSGLHFRELEEALHKLEKKGWVSRKQDEGKAKKVFLTGKGLEAAKEHMRDWKRGNDFVFSPLTEEEKSFLEYILKKILK is encoded by the coding sequence ATGAAAAATGAGATACTTGCAAAAGAACACTGCCCATACTGTAAAAGACATTGTTCTTTAAAAGATCCCCATTGCGGAAAGGGAAAAGCATTGGCGGAGAAGAAGATAAAAAAAGAAAAGAGGGGAAAAGAAGAAAAAAAGGAACCGGTCACAGTACCGGAAACAGACGATTGGATTAATATCCAGTCTGAAATCAGGCTGCTGCGCCTTTGCCAGACCGGCTGCCGTTTGCAACCGGACCGGAAAGCAGGAAAGCAGGGCGGAAAAGCGGTCAGGCTTTATATCATGGCAGCATTGGCAGAAAAAGGCGGCCTGACACAAAAGGAACTTAAGGAAAATTCCGGGCTGCATTTCAGGGAACTGGAAGAGGCTTTGCATAAGCTGGAGAAAAAGGGCTGGGTCAGCCGGAAACAGGATGAAGGAAAAGCAAAAAAGGTCTTTTTGACTGGTAAGGGGCTGGAGGCAGCCAAAGAACATATGAGGGACTGGAAGAGAGGGAATGACTTTGTTTTTTCCCCGCTTACTGAGGAAGAAAAAAGTTTTCTTGAATATATCCTGAAAAAAATCCTGAAGTGA
- a CDS encoding alpha-glucosidase, which translates to MERKWWKEAVVYQIYPRSFKDSNGDGVGDLRGITEKLDYLKLLGIDVIWLSPIYQSPNDDNGYDISDYQEIMKEFGSMKDFDELLQEAHQRGIKLIMDLVVNHTSDEHKWFVESRKSKDNPYRDYYIWRKGKEDGSCPNNWGACFGGSAWEYDRETEMYYLHLFSKKQPDLNWDNPKVRDEVFEMMDWWCRKGIDGFRMDVINLISKDPRLPDGAVTDGLYGDFSPYASSGPNVHTYLKEMNRRVLSKYDLMTVGETFGVSLEEAKRYSGEKESELHMVFHFEHVTMNGEIGKWTDKKPDLVELKRIFSKWQTGLEDCAWNSLYWDNHDQPRAVSYFGDDSEKYREVSAKMLATCLHMLKGTPYIYQGEELGMTNFPFQDMSQFKDIESLNIYEQLVGAGLVSHEKMMSYLRFKSRDNARTPMQWNDDPHAGFTSATPWIQVNPNYEEINAEKEVSDENSVFHYYKKLIQLRKSHDIIVYGTYEPLMEEDFRVFAYIRRLGKEKLLVLCNFTDEELQVSIPDEFHGEDGECLIGNYEHRTGDDKNRLLPYEAIVYYENI; encoded by the coding sequence ATGGAACGAAAGTGGTGGAAGGAAGCTGTGGTGTATCAGATCTATCCTAGAAGCTTTAAGGATAGCAACGGAGATGGAGTGGGAGATTTAAGGGGGATCACGGAAAAGCTGGATTACCTAAAGCTTTTAGGAATTGATGTAATCTGGCTTTCTCCCATTTATCAGTCTCCCAATGATGACAATGGGTATGACATCAGTGATTACCAGGAGATTATGAAAGAGTTCGGATCCATGAAAGATTTTGATGAACTTTTACAGGAAGCCCATCAAAGAGGCATAAAGCTTATTATGGACCTGGTGGTAAATCACACATCAGATGAGCATAAGTGGTTTGTGGAAAGCAGAAAAAGTAAGGATAATCCTTACCGGGATTACTACATATGGCGGAAAGGGAAGGAAGACGGGAGCTGTCCTAACAACTGGGGCGCCTGCTTCGGAGGTTCTGCATGGGAATATGACAGGGAAACGGAAATGTATTACCTTCACCTGTTTTCTAAGAAGCAGCCTGATTTAAACTGGGATAATCCAAAGGTAAGGGATGAAGTATTTGAGATGATGGACTGGTGGTGCAGGAAAGGCATTGACGGCTTCCGCATGGATGTTATAAACCTGATATCAAAAGACCCGCGCCTTCCGGATGGAGCGGTAACGGATGGGCTGTATGGAGATTTCTCCCCATATGCCTCCAGCGGTCCGAATGTTCATACTTATCTGAAGGAAATGAACCGCAGGGTATTGTCAAAATATGATTTAATGACCGTGGGAGAGACCTTTGGTGTCAGCCTTGAGGAAGCGAAACGATACTCCGGTGAGAAGGAATCGGAGCTTCATATGGTGTTCCATTTTGAGCATGTGACTATGAATGGTGAAATCGGGAAGTGGACGGATAAAAAGCCGGATCTGGTGGAATTAAAACGCATTTTTTCCAAATGGCAGACAGGGCTTGAGGATTGTGCATGGAACAGCCTGTATTGGGATAATCACGATCAGCCAAGGGCCGTCTCCTATTTTGGAGATGACAGCGAAAAATACCGGGAAGTTTCTGCTAAGATGCTTGCCACATGTCTCCACATGCTGAAGGGGACTCCCTACATTTATCAGGGAGAAGAACTGGGGATGACGAATTTTCCGTTCCAGGATATGTCCCAGTTTAAAGATATTGAAAGCCTGAACATCTATGAGCAGCTTGTTGGCGCAGGACTGGTGAGCCATGAGAAGATGATGAGCTATTTAAGATTCAAGAGCAGGGACAACGCAAGAACTCCCATGCAATGGAATGATGATCCCCATGCAGGATTCACATCAGCCACTCCCTGGATTCAGGTAAATCCAAACTATGAAGAAATCAATGCTGAAAAGGAAGTGTCGGATGAAAATTCGGTATTCCATTATTATAAGAAGCTGATCCAACTGAGAAAAAGCCATGACATCATTGTGTACGGCACCTACGAGCCTTTAATGGAAGAGGATTTCAGGGTATTTGCCTACATTAGAAGGCTGGGAAAGGAAAAATTACTTGTATTGTGTAATTTCACGGATGAAGAATTACAGGTTTCCATACCTGATGAATTCCATGGGGAAGATGGGGAATGCCTGATCGGGAATTATGAGCATCGGACCGGAGATGACAAAAACAGGCTTCTTCCATACGAAGCGATTGTATATTATGAAAACATTTGA
- the secD gene encoding protein translocase subunit SecD produces the protein MKPGKKMLAAILVVIAALIYVGAFGAGSSIKGVREMRYGIDIRGGVEAVFEPQGLDRSPSEKELETARQVIETRMDNQNIVDREVTVDKNGGYIIVRFPWKSGETNFNPEEAIAELGEMAELTFRDPDGNVLIQGKDVQSAAPETANNNGIKSYQVALSFNAEGSRLFEEATGKLIGKRMSIYMDQDLISSPTVQTKISGGQAVITGMEDYDDAKNLAEKINAGSLPFSLKTTNFSTISPSLGNNALGIMVYAGMAAFLVICLFMLVFYKLPGAVACVTLVLQTVLQMLAVSIPQYTLTLPGIAGIILTIGMAVDTNIIISERISDELKKGISVKGAVLTGYKNAFSSVLDGNVTTAIVAVILMFLGSGTMLSFGYTLLIGMIVNLLVGVSVSKQLLLSLVQYDPWRDEKWFRIRKDKKIIPFYQKKHIFGIISGLIFLSGIVGCFVFGVKLDTQFTGGAVLSYSVSDEADTGKIQAAIEKQTNRPVTVQIKEDNMTGLKRLSVTLAGNAGMSPEDQKDLTDAINSTSDKVDAKLSETYVVEPYIGAKALKNAVVAIVLSLLFIVVYVWIRFSTISGLSAGVTAMVALVHDVIVVFFAFVLFQIPLNDAFVAVVLTIIGYSINDTIVIYDRIRENRKKDSKMPVDELVNISTSQTLGRSINTSCTTGICVLIILGASVYFQIGSILEFSLPMFFGILTGCYSSICVAGTLWAMWEKKKEKK, from the coding sequence ATGAAACCAGGAAAGAAAATGCTTGCTGCAATTTTAGTGGTAATTGCAGCTCTCATTTATGTTGGGGCATTTGGGGCCGGAAGCAGTATTAAGGGCGTACGTGAAATGCGCTACGGCATCGACATCCGCGGAGGCGTTGAGGCAGTATTTGAACCCCAGGGGCTTGACCGCAGCCCATCAGAAAAGGAGCTTGAGACAGCCAGACAGGTCATTGAGACCCGTATGGATAACCAGAATATCGTTGACCGCGAGGTGACCGTGGATAAAAACGGAGGATATATTATCGTTCGTTTCCCATGGAAGTCCGGGGAGACCAATTTTAACCCGGAAGAGGCCATTGCAGAATTAGGAGAAATGGCTGAGCTTACGTTCCGGGATCCGGATGGAAATGTGCTGATTCAGGGAAAAGACGTGCAGAGTGCAGCACCTGAGACCGCAAATAACAACGGAATCAAAAGCTATCAGGTAGCTCTTAGCTTTAACGCAGAAGGTTCCAGGCTGTTTGAAGAAGCGACTGGAAAGCTGATCGGAAAGCGGATGAGCATTTACATGGATCAGGATCTGATATCAAGCCCCACAGTACAGACCAAGATATCAGGCGGTCAGGCAGTTATTACAGGAATGGAGGATTATGATGATGCAAAGAACCTGGCTGAGAAGATCAATGCAGGTTCTCTTCCATTCTCTCTTAAGACCACCAATTTCTCCACCATAAGCCCTTCCCTTGGAAACAATGCTTTGGGGATTATGGTGTATGCGGGAATGGCTGCGTTTTTAGTAATCTGTCTGTTTATGCTGGTATTTTACAAGCTGCCAGGCGCTGTTGCATGTGTCACCCTGGTCCTGCAGACGGTTCTTCAGATGCTTGCCGTCTCTATTCCACAGTATACACTGACTCTTCCGGGTATCGCCGGTATTATCCTGACCATAGGTATGGCGGTGGATACGAATATTATTATTTCAGAACGTATATCGGACGAGCTGAAAAAGGGTATTTCCGTGAAAGGCGCGGTACTCACCGGATATAAAAATGCTTTTTCCTCTGTTTTAGACGGAAATGTTACTACAGCCATTGTTGCAGTGATCCTGATGTTTTTAGGTTCAGGTACCATGCTCAGCTTTGGTTATACCTTATTGATCGGTATGATCGTCAACCTTTTGGTGGGCGTTTCTGTTTCCAAGCAGCTTTTATTATCTCTTGTCCAGTATGATCCATGGCGCGATGAGAAATGGTTCCGGATCAGAAAAGATAAAAAAATCATACCATTCTATCAGAAGAAACATATTTTTGGAATCATCTCCGGACTGATTTTCCTTTCCGGAATTGTTGGCTGCTTTGTTTTCGGAGTTAAGCTGGATACCCAGTTTACCGGAGGGGCAGTGTTAAGCTATTCCGTATCAGACGAGGCGGATACAGGTAAGATTCAGGCTGCTATTGAAAAGCAGACAAACCGTCCGGTTACGGTTCAGATCAAGGAAGATAACATGACCGGGCTTAAAAGGCTTTCCGTCACCCTTGCAGGAAATGCGGGTATGTCTCCGGAAGATCAGAAGGATTTAACAGATGCCATCAACAGTACCTCTGACAAGGTAGATGCAAAGCTGTCGGAGACTTATGTGGTTGAACCTTATATCGGAGCAAAGGCGTTAAAGAATGCAGTGGTTGCCATTGTACTGTCCCTGCTTTTCATTGTAGTCTATGTCTGGATCCGTTTTTCAACTATATCCGGCCTTTCGGCAGGAGTTACTGCAATGGTCGCACTGGTCCATGATGTGATTGTGGTGTTCTTTGCATTTGTGCTGTTCCAGATTCCGTTAAATGATGCCTTTGTGGCGGTAGTTCTTACGATTATCGGTTATTCCATCAATGATACCATTGTTATCTATGACCGGATCCGTGAGAACAGAAAGAAGGACTCCAAGATGCCGGTGGATGAGCTGGTAAATATCAGTACCTCCCAGACCCTTGGAAGATCCATTAATACGTCCTGTACTACGGGAATCTGTGTGCTTATTATTCTGGGAGCTTCGGTTTACTTCCAGATCGGCTCTATTTTGGAATTCTCACTTCCAATGTTCTTTGGTATCCTGACCGGGTGCTACTCCTCCATTTGCGTGGCAGGTACGCTCTGGGCTATGTGGGAAAAGAAAAAGGAAAAAAAGTAA
- a CDS encoding transposase family protein, protein METKIIKLLDSSLECIACKIKDDKIILHIYSTKQKLICPYCGNASSKIHSVYQRELQDIPLHEKQTILLLDTRKVYCDNPECSHKTFSERFDFVVPNGKKTKRLVEKILVTSVKLSSVSASSLLKADYVKTSKSSICDLIKKNAFPCG, encoded by the coding sequence ATGGAAACTAAAATTATAAAACTATTAGATTCTTCTTTAGAATGTATTGCTTGTAAAATTAAAGATGATAAGATAATTCTACATATTTATTCCACAAAGCAAAAACTGATCTGCCCTTATTGTGGTAATGCATCTTCAAAAATACATTCTGTTTATCAAAGGGAACTTCAGGATATCCCTTTACATGAGAAACAAACAATTCTACTATTGGATACAAGAAAAGTATACTGTGATAATCCGGAGTGCAGTCACAAAACTTTTTCGGAACGCTTTGATTTTGTTGTACCTAACGGAAAGAAAACGAAACGTCTTGTTGAAAAGATATTAGTGACATCTGTTAAATTAAGTTCAGTAAGTGCATCATCTTTACTTAAAGCGGATTATGTCAAAACCAGTAAAAGCAGCATCTGTGACCTGATTAAAAAAAATGCCTTCCCTTGTGGATAA
- a CDS encoding DUF4163 domain-containing protein — MKRNPIFTIAIVIIAISLIACNSSNIYEVKKNNYEETNENFFCNIEYPSISGLNDQENQKKINTILKNEALKVLNYYTDSFGFTELAIGYQITFSNKSILSIQFSGTGNVDNAAHPNNLFYTVNIDIQEGTKLRLSDIVEINSDFVDKLYNGDFEALWHGQGEYISNYSKNDMLRYLKDADSLDNIGSGNQSDVFSYFTPDGLGISIPVSHSIGDHAEFEIKYSDLKKHMKVKPE; from the coding sequence ATGAAAAGAAACCCTATATTTACCATTGCTATAGTAATAATTGCCATTAGCCTTATTGCCTGTAATTCGAGCAATATTTATGAGGTAAAGAAGAATAATTATGAAGAAACTAATGAAAATTTTTTTTGTAATATCGAGTACCCTTCAATATCTGGACTTAATGATCAAGAAAATCAAAAAAAGATCAATACTATATTAAAAAATGAAGCTTTAAAAGTATTAAACTACTATACAGACTCTTTTGGTTTTACTGAATTAGCAATTGGATATCAAATCACTTTCTCAAACAAAAGCATTCTTAGCATCCAGTTTTCAGGGACTGGGAATGTAGATAATGCGGCACATCCTAACAATCTGTTTTACACTGTGAATATTGATATTCAGGAAGGAACAAAATTAAGACTAAGTGATATAGTAGAGATAAATTCAGATTTTGTTGATAAGCTATATAATGGGGATTTTGAAGCATTGTGGCATGGACAAGGTGAGTACATTAGTAATTATTCTAAAAATGATATGTTAAGATATCTTAAAGATGCTGATTCATTAGATAATATTGGTTCGGGAAATCAATCAGATGTATTTAGCTATTTTACACCTGATGGGTTGGGAATCTCAATTCCTGTTAGTCATTCAATAGGGGATCATGCTGAATTTGAAATTAAGTATAGTGACCTTAAAAAGCATATGAAGGTAAAGCCTGAATAG
- a CDS encoding PAAR-like protein — protein MADLKDTYVVHGACTTCTCGMRKSRTVLEKSHGVFLKDRALMTVNDCKPENIICFGGCYSMENPDTAAEAQKIQMDVEKDCPNTFTDTVMNFFAKKDQKESSDAPLRVVGICTPKIISAEWDNGGNTVEVNGEVPLLAGAKVYCLYGGEIEIIDSGQPEAGDMSQVEISPHSVPLSGSPGSNAESAAMGAAAAGLAAISGMPKQAVAGMIGASKASNYGKSKTSDVERAGDLVSKLQLEDFFTQIGHFQANAVTDTMVKDLNRMLEKYEINTPEKIAMFMATIGHESKTALVEGGVGNTYVVDGVDYRGGGYSQITGYKFNYKPFAEQMEKEGLVALSSDGSNPITSIGGGAEYVAKNFAWEAAGWHWTAQGNIINTRIDRGEDFYKVSQVINGGPSYTGTPNGWNERNHFYGIAQNIFK, from the coding sequence ATGGCAGATTTAAAAGATACTTATGTCGTTCATGGAGCATGTACTACATGTACCTGTGGGATGAGAAAAAGCAGAACTGTACTGGAAAAAAGCCACGGAGTTTTTTTAAAGGACAGGGCACTGATGACGGTTAATGACTGTAAACCTGAAAATATCATTTGCTTTGGAGGCTGTTACAGTATGGAAAATCCGGACACTGCGGCAGAGGCTCAAAAGATACAAATGGATGTAGAAAAAGATTGCCCAAATACTTTTACAGATACCGTAATGAATTTTTTTGCAAAAAAGGATCAGAAAGAAAGTTCCGATGCTCCATTACGGGTGGTAGGTATATGCACCCCTAAAATCATATCAGCAGAATGGGACAACGGGGGCAATACTGTAGAAGTAAATGGGGAAGTCCCTTTACTTGCAGGCGCAAAGGTTTATTGTTTATATGGCGGAGAAATAGAAATCATTGATTCAGGACAACCGGAAGCAGGGGATATGTCACAGGTAGAAATCAGCCCCCATTCCGTCCCTCTGTCAGGATCTCCGGGAAGTAATGCGGAATCGGCAGCTATGGGGGCGGCCGCAGCTGGATTAGCTGCCATATCTGGTATGCCGAAACAAGCGGTTGCTGGTATGATTGGAGCTTCTAAAGCTTCCAATTACGGCAAAAGCAAAACTTCTGATGTTGAGAGGGCGGGGGATTTAGTCAGCAAATTGCAACTGGAAGATTTTTTTACTCAAATAGGCCATTTTCAAGCTAATGCTGTTACGGACACTATGGTAAAAGACTTGAATAGAATGCTAGAAAAGTACGAAATCAACACTCCGGAAAAAATAGCCATGTTTATGGCAACTATCGGCCATGAGTCTAAAACTGCCCTAGTTGAAGGTGGAGTGGGCAATACATATGTTGTAGATGGTGTTGACTATCGTGGTGGAGGATATTCACAAATTACCGGCTACAAGTTTAATTATAAGCCATTCGCTGAACAGATGGAAAAAGAAGGACTTGTAGCATTAAGTTCAGACGGTAGTAATCCAATAACATCGATAGGTGGAGGAGCCGAATATGTAGCAAAAAATTTTGCTTGGGAAGCTGCGGGATGGCATTGGACTGCTCAAGGAAACATTATTAATACAAGAATCGATAGAGGCGAAGATTTCTATAAAGTATCCCAAGTTATCAATGGGGGTCCAAGCTATACGGGAACACCTAATGGATGGAATGAAAGAAACCATTTTTATGGAATTGCACAAAATATTTTTAAGTGA
- a CDS encoding PAAR-like protein codes for MADLKDTYVVHGACTTCTCGMRKSRTVLEKSHGVFLKDRALMTVNDCKPENIICFGGCYSMENPDTAAEAQKIQMDVEKDCPNTFTDTVMNFFAKKDQKESSDAPLRVVGICTPKIISAEWDNGGNTVEVNGEVPLLAGAKVYCLYGGEIEIIDSGQPEAGDMSQVEISPHSVPLSGSPGSNAESPAMGAAAAGLAAIPGMPKQAVAGMIGASKASSYGKSKTSDVEGAGDLITRQQLELMMQPYNKDGTGGISLKANIEDLDEINRVLKKYNIDSVEKARHFFAQVSHESKVGLIEKYNGNSAEEYFADRDFRTEYGHNTKGDGAKYRGAGYMQLTWKSTYQDFADFIGDQNVVLYGASYVAEHYSWESAGWFWDNYKNLNIKIENGTTVKEVTRVINGGSNGLEERTNFYERLKTIL; via the coding sequence ATGGCAGATTTAAAAGATACTTATGTCGTTCATGGAGCATGTACTACATGTACCTGTGGTATGAGAAAAAGCAGAACTGTACTGGAAAAAAGCCACGGAGTTTTTTTAAAGGACAGGGCACTGATGACGGTTAATGATTGTAAGCCTGAAAATATCATTTGCTTTGGCGGCTGTTACAGTATGGAAAATCCGGATACTGCGGCAGAGGCTCAAAAGATACAAATGGATGTAGAAAAAGATTGTCCAAATACTTTTACAGATACCGTAATGAATTTTTTTGCAAAAAAGGATCAGAAAGAAAGTTCCGATGCTCCATTACGGGTGGTCGGTATATGCACCCCTAAAATCATATCAGCAGAATGGGACAACGGGGGTAATACTGTAGAAGTAAATGGGGAAGTCCCCTTACTTGCAGGCGCAAAGGTTTATTGTTTATATGGTGGAGAAATAGAAATCATTGATTCAGGACAACCGGAAGCAGGGGATATGTCACAGGTAGAAATCAGCCCCCATTCCGTCCCGCTGTCAGGATCTCCGGGAAGTAATGCGGAATCGCCAGCTATGGGGGCGGCCGCAGCTGGATTAGCTGCCATACCTGGTATGCCGAAACAAGCGGTTGCTGGTATGATTGGAGCTTCTAAAGCTTCCAGTTACGGCAAAAGCAAAACTTCTGATGTTGAGGGGGCGGGGGATCTAATAACAAGGCAACAGCTAGAATTAATGATGCAGCCTTATAATAAAGATGGGACTGGTGGTATCAGCCTAAAGGCAAATATTGAAGATTTAGATGAGATAAACCGAGTCCTAAAAAAATACAACATCGATTCGGTTGAAAAAGCTAGGCACTTTTTTGCTCAAGTTTCCCATGAGTCAAAAGTTGGGCTGATTGAGAAGTATAACGGAAATAGCGCTGAAGAATATTTTGCGGATAGAGACTTTCGTACAGAATATGGACACAATACAAAAGGAGATGGCGCAAAATATAGAGGTGCTGGGTATATGCAGCTAACATGGAAAAGTACATATCAGGATTTTGCAGATTTCATTGGGGATCAGAATGTTGTTTTGTATGGTGCAAGCTATGTAGCTGAGCATTATTCATGGGAGTCAGCTGGTTGGTTTTGGGATAACTATAAGAACTTAAACATTAAAATTGAAAACGGCACTACCGTAAAGGAAGTAACAAGAGTCATAAATGGTGGTAGTAATGGACTGGAAGAAAGAACTAACTTTTATGAAAGGCTAAAAACAATTCTATAA